Part of the Natronobacterium gregoryi SP2 genome, TCTGGTTTCGTCGTCGGCGAGAACAGCGTCGTCGGCGAGAACACGTTGCTGACGCCGCGCATCCCCGTCTACGACCTCGTCGAAGAGGAGATTCTCTACGGCGAACTACCCGCCAACCGCCGCGCATTCACCCGGTTCGTCGACTCCTCGGTCAGCGACCACGACCTCTTCGAAGGCGGTGCGTACAAACCCGCCGTCGTCGCAACCGACCTCGAGACGGAGACGCTCGAGGCGACCGAACGCGAGGACGCGTTGCGCGAGTAGTCGCCTACCTGCCGTCTCGTCGTTCGGACTCGGCTCCCCGACCGTCGTCTTCGCTTCTCGAGAGTGGGCGTTCGGGGATCACAATCCGACGCCCGTCGTGGCTGGTAACTGTGGCGTCGACCCCGTAGACGTCTCGGATCGTCTCCGGCGTCAGGATCTCTGGGCCGCCGGCTGCGACGATTCGATCGTCGTGTAACATCGCCAGTCGATCGCAGTAGCGGGTCGCCAGGTTCAGGTCGTGTATCGCCACGACTGCAGCCATGCCGTCGTCGATCTCCTCTCGGACGACGTCGAGGACCTCGAGTTGGTGTCTGACGTCTAAGTTGCTCGTCGGTTCGTCGAGCAACAGCACCGTCGCCTCCTGGACGAGCGCCCGACCGATCAACACCTTCTGTTGCTGGCCACCGCTTAGCTCGTCGAGGGATCGCAACGCGAACGGCTCGAGGTCGAGTCGCTCGATCACGTCCGTGACGGTCGCTCGATCGTCGTCGGTCGGCCGCCACTGGACGTGGGGTTTGCGTCCCATCAGGATCGTATCGAACACCGTCGACGGGAACGTGGCGTCTTCCTGCTGGGGAACGTATCCCATCCGGCGGGCGATTCCCTCACGGCTCAGTTCGTCGACGTTCTCTCCGTCGACGAGCACCGCTCCACTGTCGGGTTCGATGATCCGATTGAGACAGCGCAACAGGGTGCTCTTCCCGGACCCGTTCGGGCCGACGATCCCGAGTAACTGACCCCGCTCGAGTTCGAGGTCGACGCCGTCGAGCACTGGATCGCTGTCGTAAGCGAACTCGACGTCACACACGTC contains:
- a CDS encoding ABC transporter ATP-binding protein; the encoded protein is MRLDVCDVEFAYDSDPVLDGVDLELERGQLLGIVGPNGSGKSTLLRCLNRIIEPDSGAVLVDGENVDELSREGIARRMGYVPQQEDATFPSTVFDTILMGRKPHVQWRPTDDDRATVTDVIERLDLEPFALRSLDELSGGQQQKVLIGRALVQEATVLLLDEPTSNLDVRHQLEVLDVVREEIDDGMAAVVAIHDLNLATRYCDRLAMLHDDRIVAAGGPEILTPETIRDVYGVDATVTSHDGRRIVIPERPLSRSEDDGRGAESERRDGR